Part of the Halobellus ruber genome is shown below.
TTGGCGCTCGTGATCGGGTACTCGCTGCTCAAAGCCCCGTATATGGTCCTGGCAGTCCAGTCGTCGTTCGAGGGGATGGACCTTCGCCAACTGGAGGAAAGCGCCCGCTCGCTCGGGGCGTCGTGGCCGAGAACGTTCTTCACGGTCATCATCCCGAACGCGAAGACGGGGATCATTGCCGGTTCGATCATCTGCTGGACGCTGGCGGCCGCGGAGTTCAATTTCACGTATATGGTGTACTCCCGGGGCCCTCGTCCGTTCTCGATTTTCCTGTACAACAATATCACCAACAGCCCGATCCTGCAGACTGCGGCCGCCGTCTCGATCTACTTCATCATCGTGGCCGGCGTGACCGCACTCCTGCGACGGACCGGGCAGAGCGGGTTCTCCGTTGGAGGGGCCAAATAGATGTCTGAACGGGTACGACTACAGAACATCACGAAGCGCTTCGACGACACGGTTGCGGTCAACGACGTCTCGCTGACCGTCGAGTCGGGGGAGACGCTCGGGATCGTCGGACCGTCGGGCTGCGGGAAGACGACCACGCTTCGGACGGTCGCCGGGTTCGAGACGCCGAGCGACGGCGACGTGCTGTTCGGCGAGGAGTCGGTCACGAACGTGCCACCCGAGCAGCGCAACGTGGGGCTTGTCTTCCAATCGTACGCCCTCTTCGACAATATGACCGTGCGACAGAACGTGGAGTTCGGGCTCAAGATGCGGGACGTGCCCGCCGACGAACGTCAGGAGCGTGCGCAGCGTCTCCTCGAGATGCTGGACATCGGCGGGATGGGCGACCGCGATCCGACGACCCTGTCGGGCGGTCAACAACAGCGCGTCGGCTTGGCCCGTGCGCTCGCGATCGAACCGCGCGTGTTGCTGTTGGACGAGCCGATGACCGGGCTCGACGCCCAGCTGAAAAACCGGCTCCAACGCGAGATCGGGAGCCTCCTCGACGAACTCGAAGTCACCGCGCTGTACGTCACCCACGACCAGGAGGAGGCGATGGTGATGTGCGACCGGATCGCCGTGATGAACGAGGGGATCCTCGAACAGGTGGGACCACCCGAGGAGGTGTACGCACAGCCGGCCAACGCCTTCGTGGCCGACTTCATCGGCACCTCCAATCTCCTCTCGGGCCGGATCTCCGATGGCCGGCTCGACCTCGGGTTCGCCGCGATCGACGCCGAGACCGGAGCGGCCTCCTTCCAGGGCGAGGTCACGGCCACGATCCGGCCGGGGGCCTTCGAGGTCTCCGAGTCGGGGGCCTTCGAGGCGACCATCGAGGAGTCGTTCTACCTCGGAGAGCACGTCCAGGTGCTCGCAACCCTCCCGAACGGGGAGTCGCTCACGCTCCATCTCGATCCCCGCCTCGAGTACACCCCGGGCGACACGATCACGCTGGCGGTCGACCCCGCCGACGTCCACTTCATCGACCGGTCCTGACGCGGCGTTCGGGACCGGCTCGGCCGGTCGGCGTTCAGTGCTCGGGGCGTTCGTCCGTACTGAGCCGATCCA
Proteins encoded:
- a CDS encoding ABC transporter ATP-binding protein produces the protein MSERVRLQNITKRFDDTVAVNDVSLTVESGETLGIVGPSGCGKTTTLRTVAGFETPSDGDVLFGEESVTNVPPEQRNVGLVFQSYALFDNMTVRQNVEFGLKMRDVPADERQERAQRLLEMLDIGGMGDRDPTTLSGGQQQRVGLARALAIEPRVLLLDEPMTGLDAQLKNRLQREIGSLLDELEVTALYVTHDQEEAMVMCDRIAVMNEGILEQVGPPEEVYAQPANAFVADFIGTSNLLSGRISDGRLDLGFAAIDAETGAASFQGEVTATIRPGAFEVSESGAFEATIEESFYLGEHVQVLATLPNGESLTLHLDPRLEYTPGDTITLAVDPADVHFIDRS